The genome window ATGCCAACAAGAGATCCTATTGTCGACTTctatagaaactttcataacatcAAATGACGTACAACATAGGGATATGAGATATATCACTTGTGCAACAAAGCACTCATCAATTCGGATGTCAATACAGACACCCTCTTATTCGTTGTTATTACTGGGTAATTGGCTTATTATTCTTTTATCTACGAGTAGATTCTTTGTACGTCCGCCGTCACCTCCTTCTCCTCCCACGTGATAATTAAGGGCAGAAGACAACCCTGTAATTAGTCCCACCGGGGCAGGTGAAGGTGCTGGTTGCGTCGTCCTTGGGGTAGCTGTAAGCATCGGGGCAGTTGTTCTTGAAGAACATGGAGTAGTTTGTCGGCCCGCAGCTGCCGGATGTGCAGCAGTACTCATCAGTTTTGAACACGGTGCAAGGGTTGTTGCAGCCGCCCGGCGCCCTCAGCTCCGCGGGGCACTGCCCGTTGATGTCGGCGGAGCACCGTATGCCCCGGCAGTCCCCCGAGGTGGGGCTGAAGTCCATGGGCACGTTGAAGCCGTCGACGAGGGAGATGTCGATGAAGTCCATGTTCTGGAACTGGTTGAGGGCGAACTCGGCCAGCGTATTGGGCGGCGTGCCGTAGCCTTGGCACTCCAGGAGGCCGCCGCAGTCGCCTGTCTGGCAGCTACCGCTGCCGCTTCCATCGAAGGAGCAGTCGGTGCGGGCCCAGACGCGGCCGCCTGTGGTGCCGGGATTGACGTTGATGGTCCAGGTCTGGCTCGGGTCGAGCTGGCGGCCGCCCCCGGGGACGGCGGCGGCCCAGACAGTGAAGGAGCATTGGTTGACGATGTCGAAGGTGGCTGCATGGGAGACGACGAAGagcagggggaggaggaggaaggagaggccgCCGAGCGATGCCATTGCTGCACCAGAGAAGGCCATTGCTGCACCGGTAGGAGGAGGGAGTATATATAGAGTGCACGGAGAGGTAGACGAAGCTTCGAGCGGTTGGCATGGAAGTGACTACATGACAAAGATGAAGCTTACGGTTGTATGCTGATGACATCATATGTGGAAGTCTATCTCTTGTCCGTGCCATGCATGGTGGAAGGAAGGATCGCTTAGATGCCACGAAAGGAGCTAAGAACCAAATGACACAATGGAATGTGGACGTAAAAGCGTTGGCACGATACGGCCGAGGAAATAGAATAGAAAAGAGGTGCAATGGACAAAGACGAGTTGATGTGGGGTATATACTGGCGGCCAAGTCTCTTTGGCATCATTGAAGCTATCTCCACCGGTTAGGCATTTGTTTCCAAGCTGCACAGTGTTTCCACCGGTTAGGTCAAAAGTTTGTTTCCAAGCTTCACATTGACTACAGGTTCGACCTGTGTGGATGATGGGGTCGGGTCACATGAGAAATAGTTGGCCAAAAGTTTGACCCTAAATTCTATACAATTCTCCTCTAGAAAGTTAGTTTGATAGACGGTAAAGTTAGCTTGAGATTAACCACGATGATGTATGTATACATGAGTATTAGGATCGAGTAATACTTTTAACTCGATGCTAGTGAAAAGCAGATGGATATTAcgatttttgttattattattattgtgttaattaatttattttatttttttcaaaaataataaattttactaCTTATATAAAATGTTTTATGTTTGTTGCCTTCGTACGTAATTTATCAATTTACATTATAGAATATTTATATTATGATCATCAATATTAAGTATCGTTTAGCATAGAAGTTGATTGCGAGTAGTAATCTACGAATTGGTCATTAATGGTTTATCATTTCTATGTAAACTAAGTTACATAATTGAGCCAAATAATGAAGTAGATTAAATCATGTTACACATTGAAATTGGAAAGTCAGGTTAAAAGTTCTAATTAATCTAACAATTGGCCACCTATTGGAACCTTTTGTTGTCCTTTTTCGATTGTTAAAAGAGCATCTTGTCTCTTTATTTATGTTTGGTCTGGCCATACGTGGGCTTGACAAATTTGGGTCATcaacccaaatcaaagaaatcaaaagagaatgggcaaaattgAGTGAGCATCCAGCGTGTACAGTGAGGGTGCAGCGGCGGCgtggagagaaaagagagagaaatagagagagaaaaattaggtttctgagttttctgcttgacgatcggtggccaaacgttgtcagtttcgacccaaattttatgtggagaatccttgcagcaaactctacaatcctaacggtgttgatctacagtttaccctctctaaggtactttcctatgatatctactccgtgagacctagaattctcttttgaggagatccataatctatgatcttgatgttattctgatcctctagttattctagagaagacctactgtaaacctgttatcattattattgatagtggaagtttgaggtggactgcggtcccgtggtttttctcacgttgggttttccacgttaaaaagatttagtctcactgtgtaattgatttattgctctattgtttatgctgtgcttattgatattagcattttgatatcaagttgatattttgatgaggaacctattttgatacacaaagagggaaaagaattattgcgCATTaataggtttcttcccaacaatttattatatttatgtttgTTTTCCTAAGAATAAATGGATTTTAACAGTCAAACTTCTTTGAAGTTTATATGAAATTTACTAAATAATGTTTCGATCCTCGGGCTTTGAATCTCTAGTCAAAATAATTGGGTCTCCAAAGGCACCTTCATCCAGTTCTGTGTTGACGACTGCGTCAAAATCCTAATGGTAGGTTGTAATTAATTAGCATTTCAAACTTCTTTTAGGGTATTTTTTGTGAAGGGACACGAAAGATAGTAATGAGATGTAAAATAGGATAGCAAAAGTGGTACTATGGTGCAGGGCAGCATATACAGATCTCAAGGTATCAATGATGTAAAAGGGAGTCTTTGTGCTTTAAGGatcaagttttgattcttgatttaTTCGAAAATTAATTTCATAGCTAAGCACTTTTCTTCCTTGCTTTGGTCAAACGCTGCGAGTGAGGAGTTGCCTTCAGTGGTTGGCAATCCAGATGAGGCTATTGTGGATGTTCCGTTCCACTGTTCACAAGCAACTTTCTCGTAACAAGGGTGCGGTGGAGGTAAGCGTGATGACGGTAGCCTCGGCTGTCAGGAACAAAGAATCCCAGAGGGTGCAAGGCACGTGCGTCTACCTCAGTTGCTAGCGTTGTCTCGGTTCCAATCGAACATAGGGGAGTGTTTGATTCTTGCCCTCCTTCATCTTCATTAGGATTAGATCGTGTGTTTGCTAATGTCAGTTGGCTTAATCTGTCTAATCTTTCTTCTGTTAAACATCTTAGTTGGTGTTGTTTTGATCATGCTCCTTTTAGGTTCTTGATTGTTTCAAGTCAACAGAATAAGACGTATCCTTTTCGTTTCCATAACTTATGGATTGAAAACTATGGGTTCCATAAGGTCTTAAGTGCCAATTGAACTTCCCTTAGCCACCTTGTCCATTTTGATAGCAGTTTGGGAATTTGGACCAGCACGCTATTGAGGTCGAGAGTCTTCTAATATCTAACTTTAAATTTAAAGACTTTCAATCTGACCTTACTGTTGAAGTCATTTATCTTTCGTGTCATTCATAAAAGATTGAATTTTATTCTCAAACAAATTAATCTCAAGTGGTCGATTTTGGCCAAAGGCTATTGGATCAATCGATGATGGTGATCATAACATACGGTACTATCATAATCTCATTTCTTTTAGGAGTAAGGCAaaatctcatcaactctattaAGGTTGGTTCTAAAGTTATTGCCCAACATCCATAAATTAGGTCTCATTTTGTTGATTTTTATAGACATTTGTGAACCCAACTTGCCACTACTATTACCCCATCTAGTGCTTGCTCTATCATGCCATACAAGTTCCCATGCATCCTTGATTCGGCCTTTTGAGCATGAAGATTTGGGATTCTATTCGATCTATGGGCAATGGCAAGAGTTCTCGATCATATGGTTTCACGGTTGAAAGATTTACTTTGTGTGGcgtttaattaatttaataatttattagttTTGTGTGAGGATTGAGTCTTGTAGATTTCATTCCAGCTTGAATTCGTCTACCATTTTAGACTTTCTACCTATTTCCTTATCtaatttaaattatcatatcttttttgagttgcttacaaattgcatgaaatCTCTACTACATAATATAATTTTCAAATAATAATCAGCATTTCTCAAGGGTCGTAGTATTTCGAATGATATTCTTATTGCTAAAAAAAAAAGTGGCACACGCCTTATTTAGGTCTAAGGAGGTCTCTGTCATTATTAAGGTTGGCCTTGAGAAGGCTTACGATTGGCTTTCTTTGGACTGCAATCATAATTGCtcttgataaatttatttttctaattaatttattaatttgatgtccgttaaatctcatattttgatgatgaaatcaattgatgagtttataatctaatTCATATTTTGAGAAAAATGATGCAGAATTAATCATGATCATAAAACAGTAAAATAATTGAAGAAAATAAATCAAACAGTAAAGCTACGATGATGCTTCTCAAATCTCCAAACCTGTtatttaaggaggagaagggaagaggagaataggagatgatgaCCTAGAAAGTCTCTaacctatgaacctttggttccctcctatttatagaggtcttttATCaatttaaccttaatggatcctactatAATGGaacatctaggcccaatatcgagttggccgtgagtcatacctatcaaaactccttctgattcaatgaattattatatggTTTCATAGTTGAATTTGATGATGGCTATTAGAACATAATCTTTGATTTGGTTTAATTAATTTCATAACTTATCGATTTTGCATGAGGATTGGATCAAAACATTAATATATTTCATTCCAGCTTAAATTTGTCTACCATTTTAGACTTTTGACCTATTTCCTTATGtaatttaaattatcatatcTTTTTATGAATCGCATAAAATCTCTActacctaatataatttttaaagaatAATCAGCATTCCTTATAAAGAATAATTAGAATAATTTTTAAAGGGTCATAATATTTAGAATGATATTCTTATTGCTCGGGAAGTTGCATACTCCTTATTTAGATCTAAGGAGGCTATGTCATTATCAAGGTTGGTCTTGAGAAGGCTTATGATCGGCTTTCTTAGACTACAATCATAACTGCTcttgagaaatttatttttctaatcaatttattaatttggtgtttgttaaatctcaaattttgataatgaaatcaattgatgagtttacgatctaatctatattttgagaaaagtgatgcaggactaactacgatcatgaaaagacaaaacaattggaatgagaagaatcaaacattgggccggagtcaGAAAACGGGCATCAAGTCGGAAGAATCAGATGTTGTACCAAGATCAGATGTTGGGGAGTCAATATGCCGATGGATTAGGTAATACACTAAAGGTTCGGACGATGCGTCAgaagtttgtcgggagttcgaATGAACAAATGATGTGTCGGACAATTGAGATTTCATGATTTGTAATTATTTAagttttaattatcatagttagatcttaatttgaattagttttgggagtaatctcactaactcaattaggagctatTGGGAAATCtatgagcgacatcacatgcgtagtggaagaacataaaataaaaacctcaaatttcccaatacatgttcgtcgttgtgcgtagattggtgtgcaaaacgtgtgaaatagaaaaccacgtgtgagatagttatgttacctcaggagatagtatatccctaaatccctacaaatttgtaggagtggatgaaggagattAAGagttctcctctctagtggtgatccacataatagggtTGCAACAATGTTCcttaaatctccaggcctactatttgaggaggagatggggggaggagaataggaggtgaatcctaccttattgggtattggatcttcatccaattacccaagcctcttagattagtgggtctctatccaataatctcttattagctcttattggatctcatttatgagatctaataatttaggggcttattggatatcttataagataggggttctagcggatatctcatatttgaacatctactcgtcacaacacctaccatatgtgtgcgaccctctaggcctaatatcgagctggccgtgagttacacctatcagaacttcttctagcttagtgaataatTATCTCaacaataattcactcgactcatcgactattgacgtactaagccactacgccgtagttcccagatgatacaagggaatccagtcatttggacctatatatccttagttactgtgtacctataatccctcatccatctaataccctagagaccatatatcggtaATGGTACTGTTGCTagacataggtgcccaacaagctaatcacgtgagtgatgacacgtgtgacttgacacgcagtcgttttgcttattatattttgatattttatcactttatattgagatCATGATATATTGagattattttatcactttattatatattgtgatgtccttggatctgtgcaatgggaatcggatcgtgatgagatcatgataatgagatcgattcgtctttaaacatagatcctaaataatcccagtcataggttactcgagtgagacatcgagataaccggatagactggtgtgttgtatactcatccatatgatggatgtagctggtctcatagctgctcgtgtggggacactagggatacaatacatgtgcttattgaagaatgagtttactgattgatccacttacgaaatgttggatggttgatgatgccttattgtcggaCAGCGATTTCgtggtcccagtggtgtatctagtccttagacttgagacaccaatgatgtcctatatgagtgcttcactctttgataccagacttataggtttagatgtcctagatctagcatagccggtcTTTGGGAGtgttagtcaaccttacgagggctattgagtgtcgatagaggatcatccactctcaatatcatgagagaaatgtctcatgtgttcttgctcaaacaaatctttgaccaaggtcatttggattgagagagaaagagttctccgggagaatctaattatagcaagattcgagtagaaattgtatgggtctgataacaccatgcccggtatacgatctctaggatattagatggatgagggactataggtacatggtaactaaggaaagACATGTGCAATGGATtatattcccctgtatcatttggggactgcggcttagtggcctagtacatccgcagtcgatgagtcgagtgaattattatggagataataatttattgagccagaaggatttctgacaggtataactcacggccaactcgatattgggcctagagggtcacatgcaTATggcaggtattgcgatgagtagatgttcggatatgagatatccgccgaagcctctatcttattggatatccaataagctcctgaattattggatcccatggacaagatccaataagaaccc of Musa acuminata AAA Group cultivar baxijiao chromosome BXJ1-7, Cavendish_Baxijiao_AAA, whole genome shotgun sequence contains these proteins:
- the LOC135678942 gene encoding protein P21-like, with amino-acid sequence MAFSGAAMASLGGLSFLLLPLLFVVSHAATFDIVNQCSFTVWAAAVPGGGRQLDPSQTWTINVNPGTTGGRVWARTDCSFDGSGSGSCQTGDCGGLLECQGYGTPPNTLAEFALNQFQNMDFIDISLVDGFNVPMDFSPTSGDCRGIRCSADINGQCPAELRAPGGCNNPCTVFKTDEYCCTSGSCGPTNYSMFFKNNCPDAYSYPKDDATSTFTCPGGTNYRVVFCP